The bacterium DNA window GATTACTTCTGATGAGTTATACGAAAAAGGAAAGAGTGTAATAGATTCGACAGAAAAAATATCCGGCAGAGCCAGTGAAATGATGGATGCATACGGAGAATTTAAAGCAGTTTTGGGATATCAAGGAGATTACATTACAAACGAGAAGGGAACAAGACATGAGGGGTTTTTAAGAATAGAGCCATCTTCTTCAAGTTATTATCTTTTAGGTATATCAAAAGAACCTTGGGAACAGCCCGCGAAAGCGACGGTTCAAATAGCCCGAAGATTCAAGGATGACAGCATTACCTTAAGAAGCGGAATAATTGAAGCTTCGCTAGGAGCTGGAATAGATTATATGTTCCCCAATAATAAGACTGCAATTACGTTGGAAGGGTTTATAGATCAACGGGATGAGAAACCGTATTGTCGAATGTTTTTAAATCAAAAAATATGGAAAAATTATTACCTGACTTTAGGCGCGGCGGACTTTACGGATGATATTACTTTTACTGCGGGATTGAGAATTGAATACGATGTTTTAGGCGCAAAATAAGCTGGATTTAAAAACAAAAATGTTAACAGGCAAAGGTAACGCCTGCTTGCGAAGCGGATAGGAAACCCGTATCGATTAAGTTTAACGGTTACGTGAAAAAAGAAAAAACGATTAACCTAATCGAAAGACGAAACAATATCCAATGATGATTTTTTTGTAGATACTATACCCAATTGGAATTTGAGACTTTGTTCATTAATTTTTCATTCGGATTTGGACATTGTGCATTTCATTCCGCCGACGGCAGAAGCCTATGGCGGAGGCCGTAGAAATTAGGTCCGATGACTCCGAAAAGATTGAGTATCGGACTTCTTCGGAGAATTGGTAATTAGTAATTTAAAAATTATGCTTCTTGGAATTCTATCGGACTCTCACGACAATATACCTTATTTGAATAAGGCTATAGAAATATTCAATCAAAGACAAGTTGGTCGTGTTCTCCACGCGGGAGATTTTGTCTCTGCATTTACATCAAAACCTTTTAGAAATCTTAAATGTAAATTTACAGGAGTTTTCGGAAATAATGACGGTGATAAATTACTATTAGAAGCCGAATTTAAAAACATAGGCAAAATATATGATGATGTTTATGAGGATATAATAGACAAGAAAAAAACAATATTGTTTCACAGGGAAACTTTAGTACAAAAGCTTGCTGAAAGCGGAAAATACGATATTATAATTTACGGACATACGCATAAGATTGATTTAAAGCAAGGTCATACCTTGATTATTAATCCCGGAGAATGCGGAGGATGGATTACAGGAAACTCGACAATTGCTATTCTTGATACGGAAAAAATGAAAGCTGAAATAATTAGGTTGGAATAAATAAGGATAAAATTTATGCAACAGAATATATTAATAATAGAAGACGATAAAAATACGAAAGAAGGATTAAAGAAATTTCTGGAAGAAGAAAAATATAAAGTTATAGCTTTTTCCAGCGGGAAAGAAGCTATTGATTATTTAAAGAAGAATAAGATAGGTATTATTTTATCTGACATGAAAATGCCCGGTATAAGCGGGATAGA harbors:
- a CDS encoding metallophosphoesterase, with product MLLGILSDSHDNIPYLNKAIEIFNQRQVGRVLHAGDFVSAFTSKPFRNLKCKFTGVFGNNDGDKLLLEAEFKNIGKIYDDVYEDIIDKKKTILFHRETLVQKLAESGKYDIIIYGHTHKIDLKQGHTLIINPGECGGWITGNSTIAILDTEKMKAEIIRLE